One Streptobacillus canis genomic window carries:
- a CDS encoding ATP-binding protein produces RVLIIDELGYIPISKEESLMFFKLINDRYEKKSTIVTTNADFKEWGNIFSDNTLTNAILDRLLHHCNVININGKSYRVRDYYQE; encoded by the coding sequence ATAGGGTTTTAATAATAGATGAACTTGGATATATCCCTATATCAAAAGAAGAATCCTTAATGTTTTTCAAACTTATTAATGATAGATATGAAAAGAAGTCAACAATAGTAACAACTAATGCTGACTTCAAAGAATGGGGTAATATATTTTCTGATAATACATTAACTAATGCGATATTAGATAGGTTATTACACCATTGTAATGTTATTAATATTAATGGTAAATCTTATAGAGTTAGAGATTATTATCAAGAATAA